A genome region from Pseudoalteromonas tetraodonis includes the following:
- a CDS encoding sulfite exporter TauE/SafE family protein, producing MNIFTAEHISPLISLLLILLAGFTSFVSAAFGAGGGLMLLVVMASVMPMAVVVPVHGLVQLGSNANRLLLSIAHLDKPMLLYFTLGGLIGAGLSSQVVSDINLDSMKLFVALFVIYLLWGTIPEFNKDSRLGRLIAGVITAFISTFVGASGPLVASYLHINHYDKLKFTATFSSIMTLQHSLKAVVYAGLGFSFWQWLPLTLAMILSGAIGTWLGIRLLKRLSVARFRVIFKVILTLLAMQLAWQGVSVMLT from the coding sequence ATGAATATTTTTACAGCTGAACACATTTCCCCTTTGATCTCGCTGTTACTTATTTTACTGGCGGGGTTTACTTCGTTTGTATCGGCGGCCTTTGGTGCGGGTGGCGGTTTAATGCTGTTGGTGGTAATGGCGTCGGTTATGCCGATGGCGGTGGTTGTGCCTGTTCATGGTTTAGTGCAGTTAGGCTCTAATGCCAATCGGTTGTTGTTAAGTATTGCCCATCTTGATAAGCCGATGCTGTTGTATTTTACTCTGGGTGGGTTAATTGGTGCTGGGCTATCAAGCCAAGTAGTAAGCGATATTAACCTTGATAGCATGAAGCTGTTTGTGGCTTTATTTGTGATTTATTTACTGTGGGGAACAATCCCTGAATTTAATAAAGACTCACGATTAGGGCGTTTAATAGCGGGTGTAATTACGGCATTTATTTCTACTTTTGTGGGAGCAAGTGGGCCTCTGGTGGCGAGTTATTTACACATTAATCATTACGATAAGCTTAAATTTACCGCGACTTTTTCAAGTATTATGACCTTGCAGCATAGCTTAAAAGCCGTTGTTTATGCGGGGCTGGGTTTTAGCTTTTGGCAATGGTTGCCGTTAACACTGGCGATGATTTTAAGCGGAGCCATTGGCACTTGGTTAGGGATTCGTTTACTTAAGCGGTTATCGGTGGCACGTTTTAGGGTTATTTTTAAAGTGATTTTAACTCTGCTTGCCATGCAGCTTGCATGGCAAGGGGTGAGTGTAATGCTTACTTAA
- a CDS encoding NAD(P)-binding oxidoreductase translates to MSKTLIIGASGQIGKMATKLLLENEQNVVALVRDKSKLRDLDSPFLSIVEQDLEGDFSSAINGCDQVIFAAGSGGSTGTDKTVLIDLWAATKAATYSKEHGVKHFIMVSSIGADDPDAIDSDLKPYLVAKHMADEHLIHSGLNYTIVRPGTLTDESASLQVTTERPSDQSKAKISRENVANALLHVATNSFNSNRIFELFDGDKPIKAAIK, encoded by the coding sequence ATGAGTAAGACTTTAATTATTGGCGCAAGTGGTCAAATTGGTAAAATGGCTACCAAACTACTTTTAGAAAATGAGCAAAATGTTGTTGCACTTGTAAGAGACAAAAGCAAACTGCGTGATTTAGATAGCCCATTTTTAAGTATTGTTGAACAGGATTTAGAAGGTGACTTTTCAAGTGCCATTAATGGCTGCGACCAAGTTATCTTTGCAGCAGGTTCAGGTGGAAGTACAGGCACAGATAAAACCGTACTTATTGATTTGTGGGCAGCGACAAAAGCAGCAACTTATTCTAAAGAGCACGGTGTAAAACACTTTATTATGGTCAGCTCTATTGGTGCAGACGATCCTGATGCGATAGATAGTGACTTAAAGCCTTATCTTGTAGCAAAACATATGGCTGATGAGCATTTAATTCACAGTGGACTCAATTACACAATTGTCCGCCCAGGAACATTAACTGACGAAAGTGCCTCTTTGCAAGTAACAACAGAGCGCCCTAGCGATCAGTCAAAGGCTAAAATTAGCCGCGAAAATGTAGCCAACGCTTTGCTTCACGTTGCTACAAACTCATTTAATAGCAATCGTATTTTTGAGTTATTTGATGGCGACAAACCAATAAAAGCCGCTATTAAGTAA
- a CDS encoding helix-turn-helix transcriptional regulator, which translates to MSLLELTRKEQARPLWACGKTLFQQKINDGLIPPPIKIGKRGVAFYKYEINATLAVTIAGYNDEQIKEFVRELVAKRKNLLKQYTHLEAAND; encoded by the coding sequence ATGTCACTACTTGAATTAACTAGAAAAGAGCAGGCACGTCCATTATGGGCATGTGGTAAAACCCTATTTCAGCAAAAAATTAATGATGGGCTAATACCTCCACCTATAAAAATAGGTAAACGCGGAGTTGCATTTTATAAGTATGAAATAAACGCAACCTTAGCAGTAACCATTGCAGGCTACAACGATGAGCAGATAAAAGAATTTGTTCGTGAACTAGTCGCAAAGCGCAAAAATCTACTTAAGCAATACACTCACTTGGAGGCAGCTAATGATTAA
- a CDS encoding YagK/YfjJ domain-containing protein, whose protein sequence is MSNYQYVSHSPVICHKQNIWQVHTSKSGIYTAQMKSMLDQLEAVLTHYSQVLVLRFDIGIPYQTNDNRFIIAVMESLSGFIKQRYKMPIFGYHWTREQERAKKQHYHVVVILDANKVCYPSKINEFILEMGNTLGVRPWIPKNCFYRFKRYEHDKKQGAIWRMSYLAKARGKGYKPAQTKNHGSSRVKPKL, encoded by the coding sequence GTGTCTAATTATCAGTATGTGAGTCACTCACCTGTAATTTGCCATAAACAGAACATTTGGCAAGTTCATACGTCAAAGAGCGGCATTTACACAGCGCAAATGAAGAGTATGTTAGATCAGCTTGAGGCAGTTTTAACACATTATAGCCAAGTTTTAGTTTTACGATTTGATATCGGTATTCCATATCAAACAAATGATAACCGTTTTATTATTGCTGTTATGGAAAGTTTAAGCGGTTTTATAAAGCAAAGGTATAAAATGCCTATCTTTGGCTACCATTGGACGCGGGAGCAAGAAAGAGCGAAAAAGCAGCATTATCATGTGGTAGTTATTCTTGATGCTAACAAAGTATGCTACCCAAGTAAGATAAATGAATTTATTTTAGAAATGGGAAATACATTGGGTGTGCGTCCATGGATTCCAAAAAATTGTTTTTATAGATTTAAACGATATGAGCATGATAAAAAGCAAGGCGCTATATGGCGTATGTCTTACCTTGCTAAAGCCAGAGGGAAGGGCTATAAACCAGCACAAACTAAAAACCACGGCTCAAGTAGGGTTAAACCTAAGCTTTAA
- the mnmC gene encoding bifunctional tRNA (5-methylaminomethyl-2-thiouridine)(34)-methyltransferase MnmD/FAD-dependent 5-carboxymethylaminomethyl-2-thiouridine(34) oxidoreductase MnmC encodes MIKNAHIHFNDLGTPVANDFDDVYFSNDDGLAESHYVFYQQNNIESRLQNHDREHFVIAETGFGTGLNFLNAWQQFYDHLQCPQVQSQQSNNVQRLHFISFEKYPLSVNDLKQALQAWPSLSHLSAQLVSHYPINLTGCHRLEFANGLVVLDLYFGDVLECINSMSYPQSGLVDAWFLDGFAPSKNPDMWQQSVFNAMVDISRSNATLATFTAAGFVRRGLNEAGFSMQKAKGFGRKREMLVGTLAQANSKQSAPAYFEHHFSPLTNVAVIGGGIASSCILYSLAKRGIPSHLFCQDKQPAMGASHNVQGAIYPHLQAKNSPHSELFAHSFLYAKRLYNQLLNNGFLFDHQWCGVLQHAVKKPLAERHQNLADKQLWPEQLMRNVTADEGDAIAGVKTGYSGVFFEQGGWVNPPQLVSAMLDAAQQLNEFESLFNCHIEQLNKQPDGWYLTTQKQTFGPFSDVIICAGEHSDAFAQTKTLPIVGVRGQVSHVQASTQSRKLKTVLCHKGYFTPAYLDHHCMGATFEKNSKSREVTEQDNQTNREQLLSFYNNTEFATSLGDISSAKAAVRCSFIDHLPMAGEWVEQTDYTHAFANLRLGKRYQYQALKKPQQGLHIFTGFGARALCSAPLSAEHLISSLNNEPRPLSERVSQAIHPGRFIVRDLIRNKI; translated from the coding sequence ATGATAAAAAACGCCCACATACACTTTAATGATTTAGGGACACCGGTTGCTAATGACTTTGATGATGTTTATTTTTCTAATGACGACGGCCTCGCTGAGTCTCATTATGTGTTTTATCAACAAAACAATATAGAGTCACGGTTACAAAATCATGACCGTGAGCACTTTGTTATAGCCGAAACCGGTTTTGGTACAGGGCTTAATTTTTTAAATGCATGGCAGCAGTTTTATGACCACCTGCAATGCCCACAAGTTCAAAGTCAACAGTCTAATAACGTGCAACGACTGCATTTTATTTCTTTTGAAAAATATCCACTTAGCGTAAATGATTTAAAACAAGCCTTGCAAGCTTGGCCTAGTTTAAGTCATTTAAGCGCCCAACTCGTCTCCCACTACCCGATTAATTTAACCGGTTGTCATCGCCTTGAATTTGCCAATGGCCTTGTGGTGCTCGACCTCTACTTTGGTGATGTGCTGGAATGTATTAATAGCATGAGCTACCCACAAAGTGGACTGGTTGACGCATGGTTTTTAGATGGTTTTGCACCGAGTAAAAACCCCGACATGTGGCAGCAAAGTGTATTTAATGCCATGGTCGATATTTCTAGAAGCAATGCCACATTAGCCACGTTTACCGCTGCGGGCTTTGTGCGCAGAGGACTAAACGAGGCAGGCTTTAGCATGCAAAAAGCCAAAGGCTTTGGCCGAAAACGAGAGATGCTAGTTGGCACACTCGCTCAGGCTAATTCAAAACAATCGGCCCCCGCCTATTTTGAGCATCACTTCTCTCCCCTTACCAATGTGGCTGTTATTGGCGGTGGTATAGCCAGCAGTTGTATTCTTTATAGCCTCGCGAAACGCGGTATACCAAGCCACTTATTTTGCCAAGATAAACAACCGGCCATGGGGGCATCTCACAATGTACAAGGGGCGATATATCCGCATTTACAAGCAAAAAATTCGCCACACAGTGAACTATTTGCCCATAGTTTTTTATATGCAAAGCGCTTGTACAATCAATTACTCAATAATGGTTTTTTGTTTGATCACCAGTGGTGTGGTGTGCTGCAACATGCAGTAAAAAAACCATTGGCAGAGCGTCATCAAAATCTCGCTGATAAACAACTGTGGCCAGAGCAGCTTATGCGAAATGTGACTGCTGATGAGGGTGATGCTATTGCTGGGGTTAAAACAGGTTACTCAGGGGTGTTTTTTGAACAAGGCGGCTGGGTTAATCCCCCCCAGTTAGTCAGTGCTATGTTAGATGCCGCACAGCAATTAAATGAGTTTGAGAGCCTATTTAATTGCCACATTGAGCAACTTAACAAACAACCCGATGGCTGGTACTTAACCACGCAAAAACAAACATTTGGCCCCTTTAGCGATGTGATTATTTGCGCCGGTGAACACAGCGATGCATTTGCGCAAACTAAAACGCTCCCTATTGTTGGCGTACGCGGACAGGTGTCACATGTTCAAGCAAGCACGCAATCACGTAAGCTAAAAACCGTGTTGTGTCACAAGGGGTATTTCACCCCCGCTTATTTAGATCACCATTGTATGGGCGCCACCTTTGAAAAGAACAGTAAAAGCCGTGAAGTGACCGAGCAAGATAATCAAACTAACCGCGAGCAACTGCTGAGCTTTTATAACAACACTGAATTTGCAACCAGCTTAGGCGATATTAGCTCTGCTAAAGCCGCTGTTCGCTGTAGTTTTATTGATCACTTACCTATGGCCGGTGAATGGGTGGAGCAAACTGACTATACACATGCATTTGCTAATTTACGTTTGGGTAAGCGCTATCAATACCAAGCATTAAAAAAACCACAACAGGGCCTGCATATTTTTACCGGCTTTGGCGCGCGAGCATTATGCAGTGCACCGCTATCTGCCGAGCACTTAATTAGTAGTTTAAACAATGAACCTCGCCCACTAAGCGAGCGCGTAAGCCAAGCTATTCACCCAGGCCGCTTTATTGTTCGTGACCTTATTCGCAATAAAATTTAA